TCTGAGCTGTGGGCAGCCATAAGTGATAGCTCCATTCCTTCTCCCAGAGTCCGGATGCCCGTCCAGCCTCCAAGCAAAGACACAGAAGAGATGGAAGCAGAGGGTGATTCCGCCACTGAGATgaatggggaggaggaagagagtgaggaGGAGCGGAGCGGCAGCCAGACAGAGTCAGAAGAGGAGAGCTCCGGTGAGCccctacacaaacacacacacacagcccccacacacaagcatgcacatacatgcacatacagcCCCTAGACACAAGCATACTCACACACAGCCCCTgccacaagcacacacacacagcctctaCACacaagcgcgcacacacacacacagcttctacacacaagcatgcacacacacagagcctcTACACAcaagcacgcacacacacacagccccttcacacaagcacacatgcgcacacacacagccTCTACACACgagcacccacacacacacagcctttacACACGAGCACGCACGCACACAGCCCCTTCACACgagcatgcacgcacacacacatagccTCTATACAcgagcacacatgcacacacacacagcccctaCACACAagcacgcatacacacacacagcccctaCACACgagcacatgtgcacacacacagcccctacacacaagcacacatacacacacacacagcccctaCACatgagcacacatgcacacacagcccCTACACACgagcacgcacgcacacacacacacagcccctaCACACaagcacgcgcgcacacacagcCCCTACACACaagcacgcacgcacacacacacagcccctaCACACAAGCACGCATACAAACACACAGCCCCTTCACACAAggacgcatgcacacacacacacatgaaggacgcacatgcacacatgtgggTACCCACCACCCCTCCCCAGAGCTAGCCCTTACTGGCCTCTTGTCCCAGAGATGGATGATGAGGACTATGAGCGGCGCCGCAGTGAGTGTGTCAGTGAGATGCTGGACCTAGAAAAGCAGTTCTCGGAGCTAAAGGAGAAGTGAGCATGGGGACACCTTGGGCTGGGTCTGCAAGGAGCTGGGATGAGGAGGTGGTGGGCCTGGTACTGGGCAGGCGTGGTTGGTGCCCAGGAAGTGCACGCCTAACACAGGGCTTGCTGTGGAATGGGTGCTGGGTACGTGTTTGCCCAAGAGCAATAGGTGAGCAAATGGGTGCACGGCTGCCTTTTTTACCACCCAGGTTGTTCAGGGAACGACTGAGTCAGCTGCGGTTGCGGCTGGAGGAAGTGGGGGCTGAGAGAGCCCCTGAATACACGGAGCCCCTTGGGGGGCTGCAGCAGAGCCTCAAGATTCGCATTCAGGTGGCAGGTCTGTGGGTGGTTCTGTGCCTTTTTCCCCTCCCAGAACCCATGGCACCCTGTCCCCTTCCTCTTTTGTTCCTCCCTGGCCTCACCCTTTGCTTTCAGCCCTCCTGTGTGGGCACCAGGCTCCCCAGCCAAGCAGggcccctccttcctttctctgcaGGGATCTACAAGGGGTTCTGTCTGGATGTGATCAGGAATAAGTATGAATGTGAGCTGCAGGGAGCCAAACAGCACCTGGAGGTGGGCCTGATTGGGCACACTGGGGACAAGGCGGGGTGCAAGGCCTGAATTGAGCTCTCCCCATCCGTCCTGCTGAGCTATTGCCCCCTCTTCCAGAGTGAGAAGCTGCTGCTCTATGACACACTGCAGGGGGAGCTGCAGGAGCGGAtccagaggctggaggaggaccGCCAGAGCCTGGACCTCAGCTCCGGTGAGCGCGAGAGCCCGGGCACCCCGGCCCTGGGCTTGGCTGTGTCAACGCCCACCCCTCTCTGGACTTCAGATGTCCTGAAGTCAAGGGGACAGTCAGGGACCTGCCTCTTGGGGTCAGTGTGAGGACTGAAGGAAACCAGGCCTGgaaagggcctggcacacagtgggggCTTGGGCAGAGTGGGTCTCCCTGCCTTCTTCTGCCCCTGCTCTTTCCAAAACAGGTATCAGTGTGACATGCAGTCCCATGCAATAGCTCTAGTCCCCTCCACGTTCATAGTACCTGTGTTCATGTGGAGTCCTGGGGTGGCAGGAATTGTCATCATCCCACTGTCCACTAAACAGATGAGGCCCACAGAAGTGCAGCGGCCTCTTCCCGGGGTTGTGCAGCTGTGCGGGCAGGACCTGAACAGCCCTAAGGGGCTTCCTACCCCAAGCCCAGGGTTGTGATGGGGCAGGGGATATGAGGCCAGGCTGGCCCATGGTGGGGGCAGAGGCTACAGAAGAGAGAGTGTCCTGTGGGCCAGCACCCCAGTTCTAACTCTGGGTCTGGGGGCAGAATGGTGGGACGACAAACTGCACGCCAGAGGCAGCTCCAGGTCTTGGGACTCCCTGCCGCCCAGCAAGAGGAAGAAGGCACCTCTGGTTTCTGGTATCCTTTCACCCAAGGTGGCCTAAAAGGTGGCAGGATGTTAGGGTCACCTCCAGACCTGGGGGAGAGGTTTGAAGGGGACATGGAGGACAGTCGCACTAGATGCACTTGTGGTTGCTTGGTGTCATGTGACCATGTCCAGGCAAATCCAGCTGTCAGCAATTTCTTACAGGGTCTTGGGTCTCTCTGGGCTATGTGGACCCTAGGAAAACAGAAACGggctaggctcagtggctcacatctatagtcccagcactttgggaggccaaggcaggtagattgcttgagcccaggagttcatttcgagaccaccttgggcaacatggtgaaacccgtctctagaaaaaatagcaaaaattagccaggtgtggcggtgtgcatctatagtcccagctactctgaaggctgaggcaagagaattgcttgagcctgagagatcaaggctgcagcgagccatgatgtgccactgcactcgagcctgagTGAGGTTTGGCCTTTGAGGCCTTTCCATCTCCTGGGGTTGTCTGAGCGGGTCCCCAGCTTTCCCTGGGGAGCCTTTGATCATATCCCACCCTCCTCTTGGAAGTCCTGCCTGTCCCGACTGTCCAGGGCTCATCTCAAACGTTACCTCCTCTGTGAGGCCTCTCCGGTCTTACTCCAGTGCCTATGGCTTCACTCTCCTGTGTGCTCCTGTGCCCTACCATGGGGTGCCCACATCCCAGAGGGCACCAGCTGCCTCCGCCCCTCCCTAGGCAGGCTTAGCTTAAGCTTAGTCCAGGGCCTGCTGTGCTTTCATCTGTCCTGGCAGAGCTGAGTCCTCCTGTGCCCCTGAGGGCATTCCTGCAGCAGCCAGCCTTAGTCATTATGGCCACCTGGTGCTGGAGAGCAGgcccaggcagggagggaggaatcTGGAAGGCCGTGACTTGAGCGAATGGGAGGTGAAGGCATGGAGACATCAGGTAGGGAGCACTGTGGGGAAGGGGAGTTGTCTCTGAAGGGAGAAGCCCTGCGTCTGTCTTTGGATCGGGGAAGGGGCCAGGTCAGGGCCAGTGCTGCAGGGTGAGATGGGATGGGCCTCAGCCAGCTGACCTCAAGACGAGGTGAGGGTGAGCACGGGTTGGGGAACAACACTTGGTGTCCTCCATGGGCGAAGAGGTAGGAGGTGGAACCTGAGCTCGGACTCAGATCCTCAGCTCCCACTTCATGCTGTCTGCTGTACCCCCACTCCTGAATGTCAGGTGGGTGGCCCTGCCCTCATCACCTGCCGCCTCCACTGGGCTTCCTTGACCCCCACCACAGGACCATACATCGTGTACATGCTTCAAGAGATCGACATCCTGGAGGACTGGACGGCCATCAAAAAGGTGGGGCTGCTGCTGCCCATGTGCCCTGCCCCACCTCAGGGCCCCCCACCCTGGCAGCAGCTCTGCCATCTGCAGGCCTGGGAGTTCTCTGCTCACCAAGGCTCCCCCATCTTCAGCCCAGGGTCCCTGGATCGCAGTTGGCTCACAAGTCCTCTTGCTCAAGGCGGCCCTGGGACAAGGGATTTCTAGTCTGTCAGCCCCTTCCTGTTCCAGGGCAGGTTTtgatggggtgggaggggggagggggcggggaggcGGGAGAGCCGTTGAGCTGGCCAGCGGTCAGGAGCATGGGAGCTCTGGCTTGGGGGGCCCTATGTTCCTGGCCCTGGGGGCATAGCACTAAGGCAGCAGCCCACATGCCacagaggtgggaggtggggcagggattGCCAGGCTGTAGGTGGGCTCTCAG
The sequence above is a segment of the Theropithecus gelada isolate Dixy chromosome 14, Tgel_1.0, whole genome shotgun sequence genome. Coding sequences within it:
- the BRMS1 gene encoding breast cancer metastasis-suppressor 1 isoform X1, which codes for MVIRFLHPGVRMPVQPPSKDTEEMEAEGDSATEMNGEEEESEEERSGSQTESEEESSEMDDEDYERRRSECVSEMLDLEKQFSELKEKLFRERLSQLRLRLEEVGAERAPEYTEPLGGLQQSLKIRIQVAGIYKGFCLDVIRNKYECELQGAKQHLESEKLLLYDTLQGELQERIQRLEEDRQSLDLSSEWWDDKLHARGSSRSWDSLPPSKRKKAPLVSGPYIVYMLQEIDILEDWTAIKKARAAVSPQKRKSDGP
- the BRMS1 gene encoding breast cancer metastasis-suppressor 1 isoform X2, with protein sequence MPVQPPSKDTEEMEAEGDSATEMNGEEEESEEERSGSQTESEEESSEMDDEDYERRRSECVSEMLDLEKQFSELKEKLFRERLSQLRLRLEEVGAERAPEYTEPLGGLQQSLKIRIQVAGIYKGFCLDVIRNKYECELQGAKQHLESEKLLLYDTLQGELQERIQRLEEDRQSLDLSSEWWDDKLHARGSSRSWDSLPPSKRKKAPLVSGPYIVYMLQEIDILEDWTAIKKARAAVSPQKRKSDGP